GGATCGATCCCATTTAAGACACCGAATAGATCGCCCTGCCGTTCCCTGAGGACGCCGTTCAGACCGAACCCCTGCTCCGGCGTTTGAATCTCCTGGCTGTAGCGGCGACTGACGGTGGTCAGCAGATCTGCAAAGAGCAGCCCGCCTTTCAGCAGATTGCCCTTCCCGTAAAACTCCAGCCCCGCCGGCGTAAACAGCTCGCGAGGCAGCATAAGCCTCGGCAGTACCTCGGGAGAAAAGTAGCCCTGATAGCCCAGGTTATGGATAGTGAAAACGGTCGCCGTCTGTTGAAAAAAGGGATCGCCGCGGAGGATGGTCTTCAGGTAGACAGGCAGCAGCGCCGTCTGCCAGTCGTGGGCGTGCAGGACATCCGGCTGGAAATCGACCCGTCGGCATACCTCCAGGACGGCTCGGCAAAACAGCGCGAAGCGTTCCGCATTGTCGGGGTAATCCTCTGCAGATGGGCTCTGATACAGACCGGCGCGGTGAAAGGACGGATCATGGCGAACAAAATAGACCGGTACGCCGGTGGAGAGATTTCCCTCAAGTACATCAACTGCTTGCGGGCCGGTGGCCGTCGGAACGTTGAGTCGGTCTGCAACGGCCCGCATCCGGTGCAGCCGCGCATCCACGGCCTTGTAGAGCGGCATGATCAGGCGGACATCGTGGCCAAGTCGACCGAGCGCCTTGGGAAGAGCGCCGGCCACATCACCCAGCCCGCCGGTGTGGGCGAACGGCGCCGCTTCAGAAGCAGCAAGAAGGATTTTCATCGATGACCACTCATCCTCTTCCCGTGGCCGTCGGTCGTGTTCCGACCGACGGCTTCGATGGCCATGAGAGCGTTGGTCTTATCTTACGAATAACAGATCGTCATCCTAACAATTATCAACCAAAATCGCAACGTCGCAATCACCCTTTCAAAGCCCGAGACTCGGGCTACCAGGCAACGCCTGAAGCCCGCAACCCTTTTTCTGTACCGGTATTGCAGGAACTCTGAGACGGTCCACAAAACCCGTTGACATCCTCCGAAACCCATGACATGTTATAAGACGTTCAGCATCTTTTAAGAAACGCAGCATCTTTTAAGACACAGATCGACGGAGCATACTGACATATGCGTATGACCCCAGAACTGACAATATTCGTCGTCTTCCTCATACTGGCGGTAGTGGCAATGAGCGCGCTGGTGGCTGTGGCGCTCACTGCACGTGGGCCGGCCGTCGAACAGTCGGCCGTCCAGAAGCCGGGATACCGATTGCGTACCGTCTGGTTTCGTGGATTGGGAGCAGTCGCGATTGTCGCGTTTGTGCTGTCCCTGCCCGCCTTCCCCTACCGACACCGTTCACAGGCGGCAGAGGCGCAGCATCACCCGGTGACCGCCCTGCAGTTTGCCTTCGTGATGCCGCCGGTACTCCCCTTCGATACCCCGATTGTCCTCGATGTGACGGCTACCGATGTCAATCACGGCATCGGCATCTATGATCCGGACGGGCGGATCATTGCGCAGGTCCAGGCGATGCCCGGCTATACCAACCCGCTTCCGGTCGTCTTCAAGAAACCCGGGCAGTATGTGGTGCTCTGCATGGAATACTGCGGCATTGCCCACCATATCATGCGCGGCAGCTTCGAGGTGCGGTGATGGCCGATACAACCGGGCAGCTCACTCATCCGGCCCATCGCGATTCGGCAGCCGATCGGATCGCGAAGCGCGTCATGTGGCTCTATATCGGCTCCGGCCTGACGCTTGTGGGGGTAATGATTGTCGTCGGATTGGGGATGCGCATGGCGCAGGGAGGGTTCCACCAGTTCGATGCCGGTCTGTTCTACAAGCTCATGACCCTTCACGGCGCCGCCATGATGGTCGGGATGGCGCTGTGCGGAATGGGACTGCTCTGGTACCTGTTTACACAGGACGCGTCATTGAGCCCGACGACCGCGATCATCGCGTGTGCGCTGATCCTGATCGGCGCCGTGCTCGTTGCCGTCAGTGTCATGGTTGGTGGCTTCGCGGCAGCCTGGACCTTCCTCTATCCGTTGCCGTTCGTCGGTACCTTTTGGCCGTCATGGGCGACAGGCGTCTTTCTGGCCGGGATCGCATGCGTCGTGTTGGGTTGGACGCTTTGGTGTCTGCAGATGCTGGGAGGCGCGCTGACACGGTATGGGGGTCTTCGTGGCGCGTTGGCCTGGGACCTGGTGTGGTCGCCCTCCAAGTTTGCCGAGAGCGGCCGGACACCCCCGCCCCCACAGGCCTTTGCGGTCATCGTCGCGGCCGTGGACGGGCTCCTTGCGGGGTCCGCCGGAATGCTGGTCGGGGTGGCGCTTTTCGTACGCTGGCTGGACCCGACCTTGGCACTCGATCCGCTCTGGGTAAAAAATCTGACGTATATCTTTGGCCACACGTTGGCCAACCTGACAATCTACATGCCGTTGGCAGCCGTGTACGTCGCCTTGCCTCGATACACACACCACCGACACTGGCATACGTCAGCGGTGCTGGCGGTCGCGTGGTGGGCTACTCTGGCGTTCGTGGCCATTGCGTATTTCCATCACCTGTACATGGACTTCGCTCAACCGCGCCCCGTTCAGTACATCGGGCAGGCCGCCTCGTACCTCGCGGCGTTTCCGCCTGCAGTCGTCACGATATTTGGCGGCGCGCTTCTCGTCTACCGCTCCGGGTTCCGATGGACGCTGGGCTCGATGTTCCTCTACGTGGGCATGATCGGATGGATGGTGGGAGGGGTCGGCGCGCTTCTGGACGCGACCGTTGCCTTCAATATCTTCTTCCATAACACACTGTGGGTCGTCGCTCACTTCCATACCTACCTGCTGGAGGGCGCGTTCCTCTTCGTGCTGGGCTGGATCTTTCATTGCCTGGAGGAGCGCAGCGGCGCGGTCTCATCGCCGGCAGTTCGAACGCTGGTCGGTCTCGGGATATTCGGCGGGGGCGCATGGCTGGTGCTGGGATGGTATCTTGCGGGCGCGCAGGGCGTGCCGCGTCGCTATGCGGTACAGCCGGCACCGGGAACGGACATAGGCTGGTGGGCATCGCTGGGCGGGATCATCCTGGTCGTCGGTCTGATCCTGTGCGCCATAGAAGCGATCCGACTCGCCCGCCGACCAGCCCGTCGAGAAGTATCGGCCGCGTGACCCGACGAGGCACCCTGCAGGTCGTCGCCGCGGCGAGCGGTGCGCTCGCGTTTGTCCTTGCCGCTCGGTCGTTGGCGGTAGATGCCGAGCCCATCGACGTCAGAAGCCACCATCTGACTCATGCAGTGCTGATTCTCGGCGGCGCCGTATCGGCCTTGGCACTGGCCGCAGCCTATCCACGGCGGAATCCCTATTCTGAACAGCCGCAATGGCTCCTCCCCGCAATCCTTGGACCTCTCGGCGGTATGGTATTGATGATACCGACCCTTTACCCTTATATGAACGCTCATCCGGTAACTCACGTCCTCTCGCATTTCGGCCACATTATCGCCGGGTTTACGGCAGCCTGGTGCGGCGAGCGATATCGTGCCAGGGTCGGTTGGGCAGCAAGCCTGTTCCTTGAGGCGATGGCGGTCGGGGCCGCCTTCGGTTTTGGCGTGACGCGGTGAGTGGCGGGGCCGACGGGACTCGAACCCGCGACCTCCGGCGTGACAGGCCGGCGTTCTAACCGACTGAACTACGACCCCGGAAAAGCAGTGACTAGTAAATAGTGACTACGAGTGAATAGTAACGGGTGAAGAGCCAAAGTACCTTTTTGACCAATCACTAGCCACTGATTACTCGTCACTCAATTTCAACGAAGCTGAAACTGCTGGTGGGCGAAGGAGGTGTCGAACCTCCGACCCCCTGCTTGTAAGGCAGGTGCTCTCCCGCTGAGCTATTCGCCCGGCTACGGCATGACCCGCCGCATCCTTCGCGGAAGCGACCGGCCCTCAGTATAGCCTATGGAGTCTGCGTGTCAAGCCGAAACACCGTCCAAAAAAGAACCGCCCTTCGAACTAGGGCCCGAAGGGCGGTTCACGCATAGAATGATGGTGGAGGCGGCGGGAATTGAACCCGCGTCCGAGAACATGTCGGAAAGTGCATCTACGTGCGTAGCCTGCGTATTGATATTCGCCCCTCCCAGCTCCCACAGGCGGGGTCCAGGAACGGCTAGCTCATGTGATCTTGCCCGCCTCCCCAGAGCATAAGAGGCAAGCCAGCCCGTCTAGTCGGCGCCCAGATCCCGCCCGTCGGGCGCAGCGGGGTGGACGTGGCCACCCTTAGGCGGCCAGTGCCAATTCGTGGTTGGCAGTTACTTGTCTTCCCACCTTTTCACGAGGCGATGGGTCCTCGGCACGCAGCCCTCACCCCCTTGTCCCCGTCGAAACCGGAGCGCCCCCGCAATAAAGCCAGTGCCACACCTGGTTGGGCTTAGAGGTGCAAGACCACTCATACTGTAGGTCATCCGCCTGAAAAAGTCAACGGCTACCCCCGATCCGCGCGGCCACGGGTGAGTTGGGCCATCTCTTTCGTCATCGCGCGCTGCTTCAGGGTTTCCCGTTTGTCGTACAGCTTTTTCCCGCGCGCCAGCGCGAGTTCTATCTTGATGTGTCGTCCAACCACATAGATGCTCAGGGGGATCAGGGTCAGGCCCTTTTCCTGTACCTTTCCCATCAGTTTCATGATCTCCTCATGATGCAACAGGAGTTTCCGTGTCCGATTTGGGTCGGGATTGAAGCGATTGCCGGCGGCATACGGACTGATATGACAGCCCCATAGATACGCCTCCCCCTTCGCGATGGCGGCATAGCTGTCTTTCAGGTCGGCCTTTCCTTCCCGCAGCGACTTCACCTCGGTTCCGGTCAGCACGATCCCGGCCTCCATGACCTCTTCGATCTCATACTCATACCTCGCCCGCCGATTGGAGCAGAGGATTCTTTTGTCCTGTGGCCGTCTCATGAGCCAGACTATAGCCCAGCCCCGCAGTGTGCGACAAGCAGAAATCCGGATTCTCCCCGCGAAGTTCGAGTTCGACCAGTGGTTCACCAACGTGGGAGTTGGAGAACATGCGCCTGGATTAGTCTGAGCTATGTTAAGCTACTGTGGCCTTTTTTCCCTTGACAGATCATAGGAGAGTTTGATAAGAGCTTCCAAGATGGATCGGTAGGGGCGGAGGGTGATCGACTTATTGTTATTCTTAGTGGGCCTATCATGAAAGGAGGGGGCATGACCAAGGCGGAGCTCGTGGACAAGATTGCCAAGGATGCATGCATTACCAAGAAGGCGGCGGAATGCGCCCTGGCCTGTGTGACATCAGGGATCCGGGACTCTCTAAAGAAAGGGAAGAAGGTCACCCTGGTTGGCTTCGGGACGTTCTCGGTGGCCAGGCGAGCGGCTCGCAACGGACGGAATCCTCAAACCGGTGACGTCATCAAGATTAAGGCGGCGAAGACCCCGCGATTCAGGGCGGGAAAGGCATTGAAGGACGCCGTCAGGTAGGATTTGTCGACGGCCTGATCGATCGGTTATTCCCTCAGGCATTGCGAATACAACGAAGAGGAGAGGAGAAACCTCTCCTCTTCGTATCTACAACCGACACTCCTCCTCACAAGCGCTTGAGGGTCGTGATTCGGCGCTTGGCCTGCCTTGACGGGCGTCGAGCGGGGCCCTTCGGCCTTCGTGTTCCAGGGTAGTCGGTGTCTGGGTCATCATCGTCCTCTTTTTCGAATTCCCCCCCATCCCGCGCTCGCAGCGCGTGATCCACACGCTCGTGAAACTCTTCGGCAGAGAGCGTCAGCGCGCCGCTCCGCACCGCCGCATCTGCTAAAGCCCGATCCGAGGTCACCACGACCGCCCCTGACGGGGCCTTGCCGACAACACGTAAAATAGCCTGATCGGCCTGCTCGCCGCGGCGCGTAAAGATGACCTGCAGTCCGCCGGTCGCGGTAATCTGCTCGCGCATCCCGCCCCGTTCCCAGCCATCGAACACGACGGTAATTCGGTGACCCTTGAGCCGTCGGTAGGCAATCAATGACGTCAGGAGCGCATTCCGACCCTCTTCCAGATCCCGACGATCGAGAAGCGCAAGCCGAGGCGAACGACGAATCACATTGTAGCCGTCAATCACGATCCACATTAACGGACCCTAGCGCTCTGCTGTACCTATCCGGGCAGCACGAACAACGTGAAGCAACGTCGATACGGCATCGGCCGGCTCATCCGCCGATATGATAGCAGAGATGGCGGCGACGCCGTCGGCGCCTGCCGCCATGACGGATGCGGCATTCGAAGCCGTGATTCCCCCGATACCAAAGATCGGCAATCGGGCCTGCGCCCTCACCTCCCTCAGCCGCGCGGGGCCGACGGGCGCTCCGTACGGTGCCTTGGACGGCGTCGGAAACAGCGGCCCGAATACAATGAAGTCGGCCCCCCCCTTCTCGGCCTCGATCGCCTCTTCAGGCGCATGGCAGGAGACGCCGATCAGACGCGTCGGCCCCAGCAGGACGCGCGCCGCATCGGGCGGCAGGCTTGTTCTGGAGAGATGGACGCCGTCGATCGGCAGGGCCAACGCCAGATCGACCCGATCATTGATGAGAAGGCAGGCGCCTTGCCCGTGAACAATGGGGAGGAGACGCTCCGCTAATTTGTAGAGATCCCGCGCCGAAAGATCCTTCTCGCGAAGCTGGACCGCCTTGGCCCCGCCGGCAAGCACTGTATCCACCACCGCCTCAAGGGACCGACCCCTCGTCTGAAATCGGTCAGTGATGACGTACAGACCCCATGAGGAAGGGTGTTGGGGGTTGGGGGTTGGGGGTTGGGTTGAAGCGAATGTCCGAGGGTCCACGACTGCACACCTATCTGAAGCCGGCGGAAAGACGCCTTGCAACTTAACACTGAATACTTGAAACTAGGAACTGGTGTTACTCGATCATACCCTCAAGCGGACTTGAGGCGCTGGCATGAAGCTTCTTCGGAATCCGTCCGGCCAGGTAGGCCAGCCGCCCGGCGATTATGGCCTGCCGCATCGCGGTCGCCATGGCCACCGGATCCTTGGCACATGCAATCGCCGTATTCATGAGGACGCCATCGCATCCCAACTCCATGGCGATTGCGGCATCCGAGGCCGTCCCGACACCGGCATCAACAATGATCGGTACCCGCGCCACTTCGAGAATAATCTTGATATTGTGCGGATTGCGTATCCCAAGGCCGGATCCGATCGGCGCGGCAAGGGGCATCACGACGGCGGCCCCCGCATCCTCCAGTTTCTTCGCCATGATGGGGTCGTCGTTGGTGTAGGGTAAGACCACGAAACCCTCCTTGACCAACACCTTCGTGGCCTTCAACAGCTCCTCATTGTCTGGGAACAGGGTTCGCTGATCGCCAATCACCTCCAGCTTGACCATATCCGACAGACCGACCTCGCGCGCCAGCATCGCGGTCTTGATCGCCTCATCCGCCGTGTAACAGCCCGCCGTGTTGGGCAACAGCGCGAATCGCGTGGTATCGATGTAGTCCAGGAGCGACTCCTGAGCCCGGTCCAGGTTTACCCTTCTGACCGCCACCGTGACGATCTCGGCGCCGGAAGCCTCGTGCGCCTGCCGCATCGTTCGATAGTCCGGAAACTTGCCTGTCCCAACAATCAATCGCGACCGAAATTCTCGGCCGCCAAATTTCAGGGTCTCATTCATGTCCATCACACTCTACTCCAACGCGCCATGGCCCCTTACAGGGACCCGCCGGCCATAAACGTAATGATGTCCAGCGTGTCTCCTGTAGACAATGGAGTGTGTTCATACAACTCACGCCTGATAATCCGCTGGTTGAGTTGGACCGCCACCCTGAGCGGATTGATCTGTAGCTCCTCCAGAAGTGTGGTGATTGTGGCGCCGTCTGTTACTGTACGCGTTTTCCCGTTGACGGTGAGCTCCATACCGGACAACCCCTTCTTCACCCACCGAGGTCCTGAACGTCGCCGCTCGGCCGAGCCAGCAGGCGCCGGATCACCTCCGCCGTCCCACGGGTCAGATGGTACCGATCCAGGTCGCCGGGATCGACCCAGCGCGCGTCTTCCACCTCTTCCGAGGCGGCGAGTTCACCTCGCAACCATCTCGCACGGTAGTCGAGGATAACGTAGTGATACTGCAGGCGACCCTCAGCATCCGGAATCATCCGCTCGACGACCTCGGCACTCTCCGAGACGGCGACCTCAATCCCGCACTCCTCGCGGAGTTCCCGAACCACCGCCGCCCGAAGCGTCTCGCCGCGATGCACCACGCCGCCGGGCAGACTCCAGAGGCCGCGTCCGGGCTCCGTACCTCGCAGGACCAGCAGTACCTTTCCGTCCCTTACGACCACCGCTCCGACCGCGAGGATCGGACGATCGGGGTACTGCCGCATGGCGTCCCCTTCGTACTGTGTGGCGTCCTTTTGGACTCACGGTGCCGGCTATCACCGGTCAGTTTTCAGCAAAGACGCAACGGTCTTTCTGGGCTTTGCTGATCGCCGAATGCTGAACACTGCTTTATTGTGACCCTACCCCATATACGACCGGTTGTCAACGCGGTGGGAGCAGATTGAATGTCGGCCTACGCTTTTCGACGAAGGCCTGGATGCCTTCTCGACACTCGGCGGTTGGACTGCTCAGCGCAATGAGCTTGGCCTCATTCTCCATTTGGGTTTCCAGGCTCGCGTGATCGCTCATACGCAAAAG
The nucleotide sequence above comes from Candidatus Methylomirabilota bacterium. Encoded proteins:
- a CDS encoding glycogen synthase GlgA translates to MKILLAASEAAPFAHTGGLGDVAGALPKALGRLGHDVRLIMPLYKAVDARLHRMRAVADRLNVPTATGPQAVDVLEGNLSTGVPVYFVRHDPSFHRAGLYQSPSAEDYPDNAERFALFCRAVLEVCRRVDFQPDVLHAHDWQTALLPVYLKTILRGDPFFQQTATVFTIHNLGYQGYFSPEVLPRLMLPRELFTPAGLEFYGKGNLLKGGLLFADLLTTVSRRYSQEIQTPEQGFGLNGVLRERQGDLFGVLNGIDPEEWNPTVDSHTAAHYTADDLSGKAKCKADLQRRLKLSVRATVPLLAVISRLAGQKGLDLLCDILETLMALNVQLVLLGSGEKGLDATFREAAAKYPSKLAVRIGFDLPLSHQIEAGADLFLMPSRYEPCGLNQMYSLAYGTIPVVRATGGLDDTVVRFDPVTRQGNGFKFEEATAAAFLQTIWQALALYRERALWPVAMTNAMTADFTWDRSAREYEQLYRQAIEKKDGQ
- a CDS encoding cytochrome C oxidase subunit II; its protein translation is MSALVAVALTARGPAVEQSAVQKPGYRLRTVWFRGLGAVAIVAFVLSLPAFPYRHRSQAAEAQHHPVTALQFAFVMPPVLPFDTPIVLDVTATDVNHGIGIYDPDGRIIAQVQAMPGYTNPLPVVFKKPGQYVVLCMEYCGIAHHIMRGSFEVR
- a CDS encoding SsrA-binding protein, giving the protein MRRPQDKRILCSNRRARYEYEIEEVMEAGIVLTGTEVKSLREGKADLKDSYAAIAKGEAYLWGCHISPYAAGNRFNPDPNRTRKLLLHHEEIMKLMGKVQEKGLTLIPLSIYVVGRHIKIELALARGKKLYDKRETLKQRAMTKEMAQLTRGRADRG
- a CDS encoding DNA-binding protein HU (histone-like DNA-binding protein): MTKAELVDKIAKDACITKKAAECALACVTSGIRDSLKKGKKVTLVGFGTFSVARRAARNGRNPQTGDVIKIKAAKTPRFRAGKALKDAVR
- the thiE gene encoding thiamine phosphate synthase, with amino-acid sequence MTDRFQTRGRSLEAVVDTVLAGGAKAVQLREKDLSARDLYKLAERLLPIVHGQGACLLINDRVDLALALPIDGVHLSRTSLPPDAARVLLGPTRLIGVSCHAPEEAIEAEKGGADFIVFGPLFPTPSKAPYGAPVGPARLREVRAQARLPIFGIGGITASNAASVMAAGADGVAAISAIISADEPADAVSTLLHVVRAARIGTAER
- a CDS encoding thiazole synthase — encoded protein: MDMNETLKFGGREFRSRLIVGTGKFPDYRTMRQAHEASGAEIVTVAVRRVNLDRAQESLLDYIDTTRFALLPNTAGCYTADEAIKTAMLAREVGLSDMVKLEVIGDQRTLFPDNEELLKATKVLVKEGFVVLPYTNDDPIMAKKLEDAGAAVVMPLAAPIGSGLGIRNPHNIKIILEVARVPIIVDAGVGTASDAAIAMELGCDGVLMNTAIACAKDPVAMATAMRQAIIAGRLAYLAGRIPKKLHASASSPLEGMIE
- the thiS gene encoding thiamine biosynthesis protein ThiS, whose protein sequence is MKKGLSGMELTVNGKTRTVTDGATITTLLEELQINPLRVAVQLNQRIIRRELYEHTPLSTGDTLDIITFMAGGSL
- a CDS encoding NUDIX hydrolase; this translates as MRQYPDRPILAVGAVVVRDGKVLLVLRGTEPGRGLWSLPGGVVHRGETLRAAVVRELREECGIEVAVSESAEVVERMIPDAEGRLQYHYVILDYRARWLRGELAASEEVEDARWVDPGDLDRYHLTRGTAEVIRRLLARPSGDVQDLGG